In the genome of Caenorhabditis elegans chromosome IV, the window agtgtaacATTGTAGATCACCAGCGCCAAAACGTAAACTTATTTTCCcttaatttgtattttttcaacttctttcATTTCCTTCCCATATTCGACCCCAGATGTCAGTGTCTTCATCCTCTCGTCGTCTTCTTCTTGGCCACACCCACCAGTGGGCGGCGATTCGAAacaaatgggcggagcctatcgGATGGTTCAAAACTACGGCAACGACGTCGTTTGTCTCTACAGCTCGTTGCTCTGCGATGTCACGTGTCCTCATAACTGGTGGTACTGATGGAATTGGGCGAGAAGCCGCGTTGAAGCTCGCCGCCGAGCAACATGAGATCACAATTTCGGGACGAGACCCGAACAAGGCGAAGGATGTGATTGGGCAGTGTCAGATgaaatttgtgagttttttttaaattttattaatcaTACGGGTGAATTTTAGCTACCGATGCAACAATTcggaataattaaaatatatcaaaagATAGAAGCTATCAATAATTTAGTTGAgacagtaaataaaatatcagaaaagtCAGCCTACGGCAATCTTACATGAGAACcttagtttttaaataatcattttgtataattttcaaattttaattttcagaacaacacACCGCGCTTCATCCAAACAGACTTGTCACTGGAACACGAGGTCATCAAATTTGCGAGCCAAGTTGCTGAGGAGCAATTGTAAGATACTGAGACCTTAATTAAAACTCTCACACTTTTTTCCAGTGATATCTGCATTCTCAACGCAGGAGTCATGAATCCAAAACCAGGACGTACTCGTGAGGATCGGGAAGCGACAATGATGACAAACTTGGTCTCTTCATATATGATTGCACATAAGATAATCGATAGTCGACGGGATGATCAACGCTCtcttcattttgttttcagcaCTTCGATTCTTGTCAAGTAAGTAAATATGAACATCACGGGTCTTACCACGAATTTGAagtgaaacttcaaaatttgcacACCGAAAGTTTCACAGATTAATCACCACTTcttgattgaaatttaaaaacgttttaatttttttagaagttttacCGTGGTACTTTATCATTTTAAcactttaaaaatagtttttataatttccctACTGGTGATGCTCCCTGcacacaaattaaaaaaataacaattttcagtaaaaattttgctgtttcaataacttttgaatacttttcaGTAATTTCTAGAGtgttttgaatagaaaataaacatgaatttaatttcacttaaaatatGTCATACAACTAATAATTGCAGATTCCACAACGCCACTCCACTCGGCATCCGCTTCTTCAATCCGGAAAAAGTGACCGATTGGCAGAAATCTCTAGTTCCAACAGATGTCTCGGGTGCTGGAAAGTATGCAATTTCGAAGATTGGTCTGGCAACCCTCTCCACTTCAATTTCTCAATGCAATCTTCCAAATATCACTGCAACAAGTGTTCATCCGGGAACTGTCTACACAAATATTATGTCAAATCTCCCGGCTCGTCAGCAATTCTACATTAAACTTGCTCGTCCGTTCACGACTTCTCTCGCCGATGCTGGTGCCAATCTTGTTCGTGCCGCTGAGAATCCATTGCCTGCTGGAATGTTCTACAAGACGGACAAGTCttcgaaattgccggaattgattTGTTCAGAAAAGAGTATTGCGGCATTTGAACAAGTTTTCGAGCAATTTAAGattcgaaattaaattatgaacattttattttattttttccatgtTTGTATGTTTCACGAGTATTCCTTTTTCTAcctcactttttaaaaagtatcttttgtaaaaaaacaataaactaTGTGAAATGCGTCAGTTTTAAGAAGTAGTgtgcaaaactaaaaaaatgtttttcaagagGATAAAATTATTGGAGTTTAACCTcttgaaatgttcaatttatgGAAAACCCAAAATATCCTGTTCCATGGTTTCTAGCGACAAGTGtacaaaaatttctgtttcatgttttttatAACACCCCAACTAATTTATGTTGTATCAGTAATACTTCGGAAAAAGAACCTAGAAAgaatgaaattaataaaaaaaaattcattagaGTCGCATAATACGCAAGATTTCAGGTTCACATGTCTGCTTGACACATCGTACCTTCCTATTCCTATTCTTCCgaattttctgagtttttgaGATCAAATTTTCATGTGTGCTTTAAAAGAAGGCCTGGGAATAGGCATGCACCCggggttggttttttttctgattatttttttgttttttttaactaaaaaaatccCTTTAAAACACACTTTTTCTATTCCTGTAAATTTACctttttcaatagtttataagattttataatattttctcaaaaaaaaaattcagagataGTTTGAGTTTCTTTGAATGCAAGtttttagtctttttttttaacttttgaagtaaatatttttcaagagcAAAGAGTAAGAGCAAATGGTCTAGAATTACAGTAAAACGGAcactaaactttttctggtcaaattaaaaccaaaacaacaacaaataCAATTAATTCCAACTGAACCCatgacttttttcttttgtttttattcttaCAATTCGGAATATTGAGgtcaaaataacaaaattcatTTCCTGAACCGGTTTCATTTGTACTATGAAATGACGGAGTTTGCAGAAAACCGAATGATTCAAACAACTTTCGGTTTTGCAGtagtttcaacaaaataacaacGTCTAAAGAATCGCTAATTATAATATTATTCACTAttatttctattgaaaaaatacatattacgAATAACATATTTTCGCGCCACCAACGGGGACTCTACCAGAAAGAGCAAAGTGAAAAACAAGCGATGACTAGACAGGAGCAAATACGGAAATTGAGTAGTTGTTGTGAGActaaaaaaagagcaaaaacaTTCGAGTACAAGGGATCTATGGGTTCATTGGAAATTTGGATATTGGAAACAAgggattttcaatgaaattttcgattatggAAGGTATAGAATTTTTAacccaaaattgaaaaaaaaattcaaaaaatgcggttGCAAAATGTGTTTAACTTCTTGTCAAGGTACATTTTTAATCGATTCAGCTGATGATAagacttccaaaaattatctccttattctaatattttaaaggaaattcaaatgattGTTCCTAaacaatatcaatttttgaataggaatgaaaataaaaacaagaccatttcaaaaataaatgtgcTGTGGGTCTCGGTGTAACGAGTTGAATCCTGtttttttccactaattttgatatttcagaaCAAATCTACAGAGTAAATTTCCATAAATACATCTGAttatatatgaaaaattaaaagcaaaacaaaaccgagaacatttcaaaaatagatttacTGTTTCGAAGTTTATTTAAAGCCttgctggaaaaaatagttcaatttACTGACGTTTTTCCAACCTCATAATTTCCTAAGTTTGTGTTGCATCTGGAGAAACAATAGCCCTACCGAGAATGTTTAACAGTCTGCATAAATTacagaatatttt includes:
- the H04M03.3 gene encoding DeHydrogenases, Short chain (Confirmed by transcript evidence); the protein is MSVSSSSRRLLLGHTHQWAAIRNKWAEPIGWFKTTATTSFVSTARCSAMSRVLITGGTDGIGREAALKLAAEQHEITISGRDPNKAKDVIGQCQMKFNNTPRFIQTDLSLEHEVIKFASQVAEEQFDICILNAGVMNPKPGRTREDREATMMTNLVSSYMIAHKIIDSRRDDQRSLHFVFSTSILVKFHNATPLGIRFFNPEKVTDWQKSLVPTDVSGAGKYAISKIGLATLSTSISQCNLPNITATSVHPGTVYTNIMSNLPARQQFYIKLARPFTTSLADAGANLVRAAENPLPAGMFYKTDKSSKLPELICSEKSIAAFEQVFEQFKIRN